A stretch of the Myxococcus guangdongensis genome encodes the following:
- a CDS encoding protein kinase domain-containing protein: protein MESGPNTYWVGRYRLSARIATGGMAEVYLGRRFEDDGQRGPAVAVKRLMPHLASDRRVVQMFLNEARITAQVRHPNVVAILELGMEGTEPFIAMELLEGRSFAELRQEAAERGQRVPLGITLRVLVEACRGLDAAHRAVDEAGRPLRIVHRDFTPDNIHVGVNGAVKVIDFGIAKADALGAGTEPGVLKGKFFYMSPEMIAGKPVDHRADLFAAGVMLYEQLCGRRPFTGMTAEEVLGRIAEGRVRPPTGFDPSVPGALELVCLTALQRDPASRFDSLESFIDAIEAIGGPAEVATAEDVAAYVDTLFPPEKDPKRQALRRARMADPSHGGTPPGPRRYEPNVAPHAAMTVPTGWPVLPDVGATVHDEPFPVPAGTASAEPIAPNVVKPTRVPSPTDSTPPTRGAPSGIGEGGPARRRGSRVAAILAGVLGLAALGGGGVWYLKRAAAAPQERLAKATAADTAAEKKALLSGLGADVRASAEELAQAGTLLVDAGAFPEVAELAESFTARFPKELEAHLLAARAATELNRGKRAERALDEALALAPKDLRPSLMLADLRERQGDLPGAVAALAKAYVLKPGSPKVAPRFGRMLSQSGRLDEAASVLSAWTRERDDAASLAELGFVRFRQERVDEAAALLRRALRKDGRLAVAHYYLGAVLFRQGDSAGAERAYREADKLAPEDPRALAARCQLHAHGGNAVAVAEVKRTLEERFPDRATRLAAECQAGN from the coding sequence TTGGAGTCGGGTCCGAACACCTATTGGGTCGGTCGCTACCGTCTGTCCGCGCGCATCGCGACGGGCGGCATGGCGGAGGTCTACCTGGGCCGGCGCTTCGAGGATGACGGCCAGCGCGGGCCCGCCGTCGCGGTGAAGCGGCTGATGCCCCACCTCGCCTCGGACCGGCGCGTGGTGCAGATGTTCCTCAACGAGGCGCGCATCACCGCGCAGGTGCGCCACCCCAACGTCGTCGCCATCCTCGAGCTGGGCATGGAGGGCACCGAGCCCTTCATCGCGATGGAGCTGCTCGAGGGGCGCTCCTTCGCGGAGCTGCGCCAGGAGGCCGCCGAGCGCGGCCAGCGCGTCCCCCTGGGCATCACCCTGCGCGTGCTCGTGGAGGCCTGCCGCGGCCTGGACGCCGCGCACCGGGCGGTGGACGAGGCGGGCCGCCCCCTGCGCATCGTCCACCGCGACTTCACACCGGACAACATCCACGTCGGCGTCAACGGCGCGGTGAAGGTCATCGACTTCGGCATCGCCAAGGCGGACGCGCTCGGCGCGGGCACCGAGCCCGGCGTACTCAAGGGCAAGTTCTTCTACATGTCGCCGGAGATGATCGCCGGCAAGCCCGTGGACCACCGCGCGGACCTCTTCGCCGCGGGCGTCATGTTGTACGAGCAATTGTGTGGCCGCAGACCCTTCACCGGCATGACGGCCGAGGAAGTCCTGGGCCGCATCGCCGAGGGCCGCGTCCGCCCGCCCACCGGCTTCGACCCGTCCGTCCCCGGCGCGCTGGAGCTGGTGTGCCTCACCGCGCTCCAGCGGGACCCCGCCTCACGCTTCGACAGCCTCGAGTCCTTCATCGACGCCATCGAGGCCATCGGCGGCCCCGCCGAGGTCGCCACCGCGGAGGACGTCGCCGCCTACGTCGACACCCTCTTCCCGCCGGAGAAGGACCCCAAGCGCCAGGCCCTCCGACGCGCGCGCATGGCGGACCCGTCCCACGGAGGCACGCCGCCGGGCCCTCGCCGCTACGAGCCCAACGTGGCCCCCCACGCCGCGATGACGGTGCCCACCGGCTGGCCCGTGCTGCCCGACGTGGGCGCCACGGTCCATGACGAGCCCTTCCCCGTGCCCGCGGGCACGGCGAGCGCCGAGCCCATCGCTCCGAATGTCGTGAAGCCGACGCGCGTCCCCTCTCCGACGGACTCGACGCCGCCCACGCGCGGCGCTCCCTCCGGCATCGGCGAGGGCGGCCCGGCGCGCCGTCGCGGCTCTCGTGTGGCGGCCATCCTGGCCGGGGTGCTCGGGCTGGCGGCGCTCGGGGGCGGAGGGGTGTGGTACCTGAAGCGCGCGGCGGCGGCGCCCCAGGAGCGGCTGGCGAAGGCGACGGCCGCGGACACGGCGGCCGAGAAGAAGGCGCTGCTCTCCGGGCTGGGCGCCGACGTGCGCGCCTCGGCGGAGGAGCTGGCCCAGGCGGGCACGCTGCTCGTCGACGCGGGCGCCTTCCCCGAGGTGGCCGAGCTGGCGGAGTCCTTCACCGCGCGCTTCCCGAAGGAGCTGGAGGCGCACCTGCTCGCGGCGCGGGCGGCGACGGAGCTCAACCGAGGCAAGCGGGCCGAGCGCGCGCTGGACGAGGCGCTGGCGCTGGCGCCCAAGGATTTGCGCCCCTCGCTGATGCTGGCGGACCTGCGCGAGCGCCAGGGCGACCTGCCGGGCGCGGTGGCGGCGCTGGCGAAGGCGTATGTGCTCAAGCCGGGCTCGCCGAAGGTGGCGCCCCGCTTCGGCCGGATGTTGTCGCAGAGCGGACGGCTGGACGAGGCGGCCTCGGTGCTGTCGGCCTGGACCCGCGAGCGGGACGACGCGGCCAGCCTGGCGGAGCTGGGCTTCGTGCGCTTCCGTCAAGAGCGCGTGGACGAGGCCGCGGCGCTGCTCCGGCGCGCGCTGCGCAAGGACGGCCGGCTGGCCGTGGCGCACTACTACCTGGGGGCCGTCCTCTTCCGACAGGGCGACAGCGCGGGAGCCGAGCGCGCCTATCGGGAGGCGGACAAGCTGGCGCCGGAGGACCCCCGGGCCCTGGCCGCGCGTTGTCAGCTCCACGCTCATGGCGGCAACGCGGTGGCCGTGGCCGAGGTGAAGCGTACGCTGGAGGAACGATTCCCCGACCGCGCGACGCGGCTCGCGGCGGAGTGCCAGGCGGGGAATTAG
- a CDS encoding amidohydrolase family protein, which translates to MGTVLKGGYVVELEPAVVERVDLRIEGERIVARGPDLTPEPDDEVVALSGKLVFPGLVSAHHRLHAVLGRGMPRKAMETYQDSLEKVLWPYEDALDLDAVQVAACAGGLEALQCGTTTVVNLHSSPSAVAGSLVRLARGLHEVGVRGVLAYAVSDRSGAVGREEGLEETVAFAQKAQGRFRGQVGAGPCFTLGPDALQGLTEAVKTANTGLHIPLAEDPLDERLSNERHGDSPVPRLLAAGLLSPRSQLAHVGHLAWADLAQVIATGAWMVHTPRANQGLEVGYAPALKFGARATLGVDGVSADLFAEAQAAYLRSREAGQVIDVLRYLANGHRLASAHFGVPMGSMREGALADLLVLDYLPATPLTAENLAWHVVFGLGSRHVEAVMVDGVWRMWARRPLSVNPSVVAEQAREAASAVWARMGETT; encoded by the coding sequence TTGGGAACCGTCCTCAAGGGTGGTTACGTCGTCGAGTTGGAGCCCGCGGTGGTGGAGCGCGTGGACCTGCGCATCGAGGGCGAGCGCATCGTCGCGCGAGGGCCGGACCTGACCCCTGAGCCAGACGACGAGGTGGTGGCCCTCTCCGGCAAGCTCGTCTTCCCGGGCCTGGTGAGCGCGCACCACCGGCTGCACGCCGTGCTCGGACGGGGCATGCCGCGCAAGGCGATGGAGACGTACCAGGACAGCCTGGAGAAGGTGCTCTGGCCCTACGAGGACGCGCTGGACCTGGACGCCGTCCAGGTGGCCGCCTGCGCGGGGGGCCTGGAGGCGCTCCAGTGCGGCACCACCACCGTGGTCAACCTGCACTCCTCCCCGAGCGCGGTGGCCGGTTCGCTGGTGCGTCTGGCGCGCGGACTCCACGAGGTGGGCGTCCGCGGCGTGCTGGCCTACGCCGTGTCGGACCGCTCCGGCGCCGTGGGCCGCGAGGAGGGCCTGGAGGAGACGGTGGCCTTCGCCCAGAAGGCACAGGGTCGCTTCCGCGGACAGGTGGGCGCCGGTCCCTGCTTCACGCTGGGACCCGACGCGCTCCAAGGGTTGACCGAGGCCGTGAAGACCGCCAACACCGGCCTGCACATCCCCCTGGCCGAGGACCCGCTCGACGAGCGCCTGTCCAACGAGCGACACGGTGACTCGCCGGTGCCCAGGCTCCTGGCCGCGGGCCTGTTGTCACCGCGCAGCCAGCTGGCACACGTGGGTCACCTGGCGTGGGCGGACCTGGCGCAGGTGATTGCGACGGGCGCGTGGATGGTGCACACGCCGCGCGCCAACCAGGGCCTGGAGGTGGGCTACGCGCCGGCGCTGAAGTTCGGCGCGCGCGCCACGCTGGGCGTGGATGGCGTGTCCGCGGACCTCTTCGCCGAGGCCCAGGCGGCGTACCTGCGCTCGCGCGAGGCGGGGCAGGTCATCGACGTGCTGCGCTACCTCGCCAATGGCCACCGGCTGGCGTCCGCGCACTTCGGCGTGCCCATGGGCTCCATGCGCGAGGGCGCGCTCGCGGACCTGCTGGTGCTCGACTACCTGCCCGCCACGCCGCTGACGGCGGAGAACCTGGCGTGGCACGTGGTGTTCGGCCTGGGCAGCCGGCACGTGGAGGCGGTGATGGTGGACGGGGTGTGGCGCATGTGGGCGCGCCGGCCCTTGTCGGTGAACCCCTCGGTGGTCGCGGAGCAGGCGCGCGAGGCCGCGTCGGCGGTGTGGGCGCGGATGGGTGAGACGACGTAG
- a CDS encoding peroxiredoxin, whose product MLAPVLLAGLLTAAIPNVGDTAPDFTVKDTDGKVYILSEMVKQGPVIVAFFPKAFTGGCTKQLKAFTARHAEIEKLQGRVLAFSTDDAETLKRFKTELAAPFPFIPDPQGKVVESYDVKMPLVTVSKRYTFVVGEGRKVLKVDSGGDAIDPSGAITSCSQAQPAAPPAAKEPAATTPAPEAKPKP is encoded by the coding sequence ATGCTCGCTCCCGTACTGCTCGCAGGCCTGCTCACTGCCGCCATCCCCAACGTGGGGGACACCGCCCCGGACTTCACGGTGAAGGACACCGACGGCAAGGTCTACATCCTGTCGGAGATGGTGAAGCAGGGCCCCGTCATCGTCGCCTTCTTCCCCAAGGCCTTCACGGGCGGGTGCACCAAGCAGCTCAAGGCCTTCACCGCCCGGCACGCCGAAATCGAGAAGCTGCAGGGGCGCGTGCTGGCCTTCAGCACGGATGACGCGGAGACGCTCAAGCGCTTCAAGACGGAGCTCGCGGCGCCGTTCCCCTTCATCCCCGACCCGCAGGGCAAGGTCGTCGAGTCCTACGACGTGAAGATGCCGCTGGTGACGGTGTCCAAGCGCTACACCTTCGTCGTGGGCGAGGGCCGCAAGGTGCTCAAGGTGGACTCGGGCGGCGATGCCATCGACCCGTCGGGCGCCATCACCTCCTGCTCGCAGGCCCAGCCCGCCGCGCCGCCCGCCGCGAAGGAGCCCGCCGCCACCACCCCGGCGCCCGAGGCGAAGCCCAAGCCGTAG
- a CDS encoding GNAT family N-acetyltransferase — MELRRATPAEHPLLRNLYPLYLHDLSEFGVGYRLDEQGHWAPNYLPTWLSPSSEVHPLLLRWEDRTVGFAFVAQAPFPYMTPGRDFRMSEFFILRGERGYGLGRRAAVAVFERFRGLWEVSQLPANHAATSFWRKVIREYTQGRFEDTFVDDSPAQMFDNRDLPPRSGR; from the coding sequence TTGGAGCTACGCCGCGCGACCCCAGCCGAGCATCCGCTGCTGCGCAACCTGTACCCGCTCTATCTGCACGACTTGAGCGAGTTCGGGGTCGGATACCGCCTGGACGAGCAGGGACACTGGGCGCCCAACTACCTGCCGACGTGGCTGTCCCCGTCGTCGGAGGTGCACCCGCTGCTCTTGCGCTGGGAGGACCGCACGGTGGGCTTCGCCTTCGTGGCCCAGGCGCCCTTCCCGTACATGACGCCGGGGCGCGACTTCCGGATGAGCGAGTTCTTCATCCTGCGCGGCGAGCGGGGCTACGGCCTGGGCCGGCGCGCCGCCGTGGCCGTGTTCGAGCGCTTCCGCGGCCTGTGGGAGGTATCCCAGCTGCCCGCCAACCACGCGGCCACGTCCTTCTGGCGCAAGGTCATCCGCGAGTACACGCAAGGGCGGTTCGAGGACACCTTCGTGGACGACTCGCCCGCGCAGATGTTCGACAACCGCGACCTGCCGCCGCGCTCCGGACGCTGA
- a CDS encoding chloride channel protein, translating into MNADEPPPGTSSQRALWARAREHLSRLIHATLQASNRLRLPGPSVLPVAGAVVGLYSGLAAGIFANLIGLVTGLTFGAAELAHTLRRSQLVTLWEAFTSARWHPEYAIIGAPLALGGLLLARVIEPGGPRDEVKRRLRLLALLTLGALSLYYPLVALAALNSVFGHSHSLADAIPHLPWWLMLLAPTLGGMAVGRLLRDRPETHGHGVPEVVRAVKSGANVVPADRGLLKLVASAITIGSGGSAGREGPIVYGGAAFASSVGRVLGFSRRELSILLACGAGAGISASFNAPIAGAVFAMEIILREFELRVFSPIILASVAGTLVSQGVLGEAPMLRQVPYELVSGSEVLAYAALGIGCGLLAFTFVRLLHGVEHFFHGRMPGQLSPWLGKKSLPFRAGLGGLCAGVLAFVSPTVWGSGHDYINLAAVGKLPFFFLVTACLLKLVATAVTIGSGGSGGTFFPAAVIGAMAGGAFGTLVHYFFPASTGPSGAYALVGMGGAVAALNRGPLTGMMMMYELSGNHDIILPLMVTCTIASALCHYLIERKQAKVVSDADLLESTPVQALMEHVAPVPAGLPVRPLADLLLRSETGALPVLDTAGEVYGIVQVEQLREVWSDESVYPLLVASDLSRKLPVLSPEADLAHALRLMDQEDVDALPVSAPTGIATRGLLTRAAVRRFLFAQHARHHSRGDAPISASEVTH; encoded by the coding sequence ATGAATGCCGATGAACCTCCGCCTGGGACGTCCTCCCAACGCGCGTTGTGGGCGCGGGCGCGAGAGCACCTGAGCCGTCTGATTCACGCGACCTTGCAGGCCTCCAACCGCCTGCGCCTGCCTGGCCCCTCGGTGCTGCCAGTGGCGGGCGCGGTGGTGGGCCTCTACAGCGGCCTGGCCGCTGGCATCTTCGCCAACCTCATCGGCCTGGTGACGGGCCTCACGTTCGGCGCGGCCGAGCTGGCGCACACGCTGCGCCGCAGCCAGCTGGTGACGCTGTGGGAGGCCTTCACCTCCGCGCGGTGGCATCCGGAGTACGCCATCATCGGCGCGCCGCTGGCGCTGGGCGGGCTGCTGCTCGCGCGCGTCATCGAGCCGGGAGGCCCGCGCGACGAGGTGAAGCGGCGGCTGCGGCTGCTCGCCCTGCTGACGCTGGGCGCGCTGTCGCTCTACTACCCGCTGGTGGCGCTGGCCGCGCTCAACAGCGTCTTCGGCCACTCGCACTCGCTGGCGGACGCGATTCCGCACCTGCCCTGGTGGCTGATGCTGCTGGCGCCCACGCTGGGCGGCATGGCGGTGGGACGGCTCCTGCGGGACAGGCCGGAGACGCATGGCCACGGCGTGCCGGAGGTGGTGCGCGCGGTGAAGAGCGGGGCCAACGTGGTGCCGGCGGACCGGGGCCTCTTGAAGCTGGTGGCGTCCGCCATCACCATCGGCTCGGGTGGCTCGGCCGGACGCGAGGGTCCCATCGTGTATGGCGGCGCGGCGTTCGCCTCGAGCGTGGGGCGCGTGCTGGGCTTCAGCCGGCGGGAGCTGTCCATCCTCCTGGCGTGCGGCGCGGGCGCGGGCATCTCCGCGTCGTTCAACGCGCCCATCGCCGGCGCGGTGTTCGCGATGGAAATCATCCTCCGCGAGTTCGAGCTGCGCGTCTTCTCCCCCATCATCCTGGCCAGCGTGGCGGGCACCCTGGTCAGCCAGGGCGTGCTGGGCGAGGCGCCCATGCTGCGGCAGGTGCCGTACGAGCTGGTGAGCGGCTCGGAGGTGCTGGCGTACGCGGCGCTGGGCATCGGCTGCGGCCTGCTGGCCTTCACCTTCGTGCGGCTGCTCCACGGGGTGGAGCACTTCTTCCACGGGCGGATGCCGGGGCAGCTGTCGCCGTGGCTGGGCAAGAAGTCGCTGCCGTTCCGCGCGGGCCTGGGCGGCCTGTGCGCGGGCGTGCTCGCGTTCGTCAGCCCCACGGTGTGGGGCAGCGGGCACGACTACATCAACCTGGCGGCGGTGGGGAAGCTGCCCTTCTTCTTCCTCGTGACGGCGTGCCTGCTCAAGCTCGTGGCCACCGCGGTCACCATCGGCTCGGGCGGCTCGGGCGGCACCTTCTTCCCGGCGGCCGTCATCGGCGCCATGGCGGGCGGGGCCTTCGGCACGCTGGTGCACTACTTCTTCCCGGCCAGCACCGGCCCCAGCGGGGCGTATGCGCTGGTGGGCATGGGCGGCGCGGTGGCGGCGCTCAACCGCGGCCCGCTCACCGGGATGATGATGATGTACGAGCTGAGCGGGAACCACGACATCATCCTCCCGCTGATGGTGACGTGCACCATCGCCTCCGCGCTGTGCCACTACCTCATCGAGCGCAAGCAGGCGAAGGTCGTGAGCGACGCGGACCTGCTGGAGAGCACCCCCGTGCAGGCGCTGATGGAGCACGTGGCCCCCGTGCCCGCGGGGCTGCCGGTGCGTCCCCTGGCGGACCTGCTGCTCAGGTCCGAGACGGGCGCGCTGCCGGTGCTCGACACGGCGGGCGAGGTGTACGGCATCGTCCAGGTGGAGCAGCTCCGCGAGGTGTGGAGCGACGAGTCCGTCTACCCGCTGCTGGTGGCGAGCGACTTGTCGCGCAAGCTGCCGGTGCTCTCGCCGGAGGCGGACCTGGCGCACGCGCTGCGGCTGATGGACCAGGAGGACGTGGACGCGCTGCCCGTCTCGGCGCCCACGGGCATCGCCACCCGGGGCCTGCTCACCCGCGCGGCCGTGCGCCGCTTCCTCTTCGCCCAGCACGCCCGGCACCACTCGCGCGGAGATGCGCCCATCAGCGCGTCCGAAGTCACGCACTGA